The following are from one region of the Quercus robur chromosome 1, dhQueRobu3.1, whole genome shotgun sequence genome:
- the LOC126729011 gene encoding 60S ribosomal protein L7-2 has translation MGEEAVKTVIPESVLKKRKREEEWALAKKQDLEATKKKNAENRKLIFNRAKLYSKEYEEQEKELIRLKREAKLKGGFYVDPEAKLLFIIRIRGINAMHPKTRKILQLLRLRQIFNGVFLKVNKATVNMLQRVEPYVTYGYPNLKSVRELIYKRGYGKLNQQRTALTDNAIVEQALGKYGIICTEDLIHEILTVGPHFKQANNFLWPFKLKAPLGGLKKKRNHYVEGGDAGNRENFINELIRRMN, from the exons ATGGGTGAAGAGGCAGTCAAGACGGTGATTCCAGAGTCAgtgttgaagaagaggaagagggaaGAAGAATGGGCATTGGCAAAGAAGCAAGATCTTGAGgctacaaaaaagaaaaatgcagaaAACCGAAAGTTGATTTTCAATAGGGCCAAGCTGTACTCAAAGGAGTATGAAGAGCAG GAGAAGGAGCTGATTAGGTTGAAGCGTGAGGCAAAGTTGAAAGGTGGGTTTTATGTTGACCCAGAGGCAAAGCTCCTGTTTATCATTCGCATTCGTGG TATCAATGCCATGCACCCAAAGACAAGAAAGATATTGCAGCTCTTGCGTTTGAGACAG ATCTTCAATGGTGTATTTTTGAAAGTGAACAAGGCTACAGTGAATATGCTCCAGAGGGTTGAGCCTTATGTGACTTATGG ATATCCCAACTTGAAGAGTGTGAGGGAACTGATCTATAAGAGAGGATATGGAAAGTTGAACCAGCAGAGAACTGCTTTGACCGATAACGCTATCGTTGAACAG GCTCTGGGTAAGTATGGCATTATCTGCACGGAAGATCTCATCCATGAGATATTGACAGTTGGACCTCACTTCAAGCAGGCAAACAACTTCCTGTGGCCATTTAAGCTGAAGGCACCCTTGGGTGGtctaaagaagaagaggaaccACTATGTTGAGGGAGGTGATGCCGGAAATCGTGAGAATTTCATCAATGAGCTAATCAGGAGAATGAATTAG
- the LOC126728999 gene encoding 60S ribosomal protein L7-4: protein MGEEAVKTVIPESVLKKRKREEEWALAKKQDLEATKKKNAENRKLIFNRAKLYSKEYEEQEKELIRLKREAKLKGGFYVDPEAKLLFIIRIRGINAMHPKTRKILQLLRLRQIFNGVFLKVNKATVNMLQRVEPYVTYGYPNLKSVRELIYKRGYGKLNQQRTALTDNAIVEQALGKYGIICTEDLIHEIMTVGPHFKQANNFLWPFKLKAPLGGLKKKRNHYVEGGDAGNRENFINELIRRMN from the exons ATGGGTGAAGAGGCAGTCAAGACAGTGATTCCAGAGTCAgtgttgaagaagaggaagagggaaGAAGAATGGGCATTGGCAAAGAAGCAAGATCTTGAGgctacaaaaaagaaaaatgcagaaAACCGGAAGTTGATTTTCAATAGGGCCAAGCTGTACTCAAAGGAGTATGAAGAGCAG GAGAAGGAGCTGATTAGGTTGAAGCGTGAGGCAAAGTTGAAAGGTGGGTTTTATGTTGACCCAGAGGCGAAGCTCCTGTTTATCATTCGCATTCGTGG TATCAATGCCATGCACCCAAAGACAAGAAAGATCTTGCAGCTCTTGCGTTTGAGACAG ATCTTCAATGGTGTATTTTTGAAAGTGAACAAGGCTACAGTGAATATGCTCCAGAGGGTTGAGCCTTATGTGACTTATGG ATATCCCAACTTGAAGAGTGTGAGGGAACTGATCTATAAGAGAGGATATGGAAAGTTGAACCAGCAGAGAACTGCTTTGACTGATAATGCCATCGTTGAACAG GCCCTGGGTAAGTACGGCATTATCTGCACAGAAGATCTCATCCATGAGATAATGACAGTTGGACCTCACTTCAAGCAGGCAAACAACTTCCTGTGGCCGTTTAAGCTGAAGGCACCCTTGGGTGGcctaaagaagaagaggaaccACTATGTTGAGGGAGGTGATGCTGGAAATCGCGAGAATTTCATCAATGAGCTAATCAGGAGAATGAATTAG